One genomic window of Streptomyces sp. NBC_01276 includes the following:
- a CDS encoding sensor histidine kinase, giving the protein MGWLTGVALASAGAAAVVALCLGVALARTRRAHRAARGEHGWLLERERESAARGAVDAERARIAAELHDIVSHNVSLMIVQAGAAREVLATMPQEAAAAMSAVENAGRNTMTELRHLLGLLAPAQDGEDEPYGGVAELTPQPSLSRLSPLIDKIAFAGLPVDVRISGEPRPLPAGIDVTAYRIIQEALTNALKHGDGVKAEVTVRYADSALRVEVLSGGPSVLTADAGADDGGARAGGRPGGQPKAEGTGRGLLGLRERVAVYGGDLDARRRLGGGFRVRARLPLDRP; this is encoded by the coding sequence GTGGGCTGGCTGACGGGGGTGGCGCTGGCGTCGGCGGGCGCGGCGGCCGTGGTCGCGCTCTGCCTGGGGGTCGCGCTGGCGCGGACCCGGCGTGCGCACCGGGCGGCCCGGGGGGAGCACGGCTGGCTGCTGGAGCGGGAGCGCGAGAGCGCCGCCCGCGGCGCGGTCGACGCGGAACGGGCCAGGATCGCCGCCGAACTCCACGACATCGTCAGTCACAACGTGAGCCTGATGATCGTGCAGGCCGGGGCGGCCCGCGAGGTGCTCGCGACCATGCCGCAGGAGGCAGCGGCCGCGATGAGCGCGGTGGAGAACGCCGGCCGGAACACCATGACCGAGCTGCGCCACCTCCTCGGCCTGCTCGCGCCCGCCCAGGACGGTGAGGACGAGCCCTACGGGGGCGTCGCCGAGCTGACCCCGCAGCCGAGCCTGAGCCGGCTGAGCCCGCTCATCGACAAGATCGCCTTCGCCGGGCTGCCGGTGGACGTACGGATCTCCGGCGAGCCGCGGCCCCTCCCGGCGGGGATCGACGTGACGGCGTACCGGATCATCCAGGAAGCGCTGACCAACGCGCTCAAACACGGGGACGGGGTGAAGGCCGAGGTGACGGTGCGGTACGCGGACAGTGCCTTGCGGGTGGAGGTGCTCAGCGGCGGCCCGAGCGTGCTGACCGCCGACGCGGGCGCGGACGACGGCGGGGCCCGCGCGGGCGGGCGGCCCGGCGGGCAGCCGAAGGCCGAGGGGACCGGTCGGGGGCTCCTGGGCCTTCGGGAACGCGTCGCCGTCTACGGGGGCGACCTCGATGCCCGCCGCCGCCTAGGCGGCGGGTTCCGGGTCCGCGCGCGCCTTCCCCTGGACCGGCCGTGA
- a CDS encoding response regulator: MTAAAPGPRVLIADDQELVRTGFRLILTARGIEVAGVAADGVEAVSMARSLRPDVVLLDIRMPRMDGLEAARRIMAELPGCRVIMLTTFDLDQYVYAALAAGASGFLLKDVTPEHLAAAVRLVGTGDALLAPSITRRLVERCAPAAGPSANAAAGGPAPHRDLAALTPREREVLTLMGHGRSNGELAGELTLSEATVKTHVARIFAKLGLRDRAQAVVLAYETGLVTPGSADGPPV, encoded by the coding sequence GTGACGGCGGCCGCACCCGGGCCCCGGGTGCTGATAGCCGACGACCAGGAACTCGTGCGCACCGGCTTCCGGCTGATCCTGACGGCCCGGGGGATCGAGGTGGCCGGGGTGGCCGCGGACGGGGTCGAGGCGGTGTCGATGGCGCGGAGCCTGCGCCCCGACGTGGTCCTGCTCGACATCCGGATGCCGCGCATGGACGGTCTGGAGGCCGCCCGCCGGATCATGGCCGAACTCCCCGGCTGTCGCGTCATCATGCTGACCACCTTCGACCTCGACCAGTACGTCTACGCCGCCCTCGCGGCCGGGGCCAGCGGGTTCCTGCTCAAGGACGTCACCCCCGAACACCTGGCGGCCGCCGTACGGCTGGTGGGGACAGGCGATGCCCTGCTCGCGCCCTCCATCACCCGCCGCCTGGTCGAGCGGTGCGCCCCGGCCGCCGGCCCGTCCGCGAACGCCGCGGCCGGGGGCCCGGCGCCGCACCGGGACCTGGCCGCGCTGACCCCGCGCGAGCGGGAGGTGCTGACCCTGATGGGCCACGGGCGGTCCAACGGCGAGCTGGCGGGGGAGCTGACGCTCAGCGAGGCCACCGTGAAGACCCACGTGGCGAGGATCTTCGCCAAACTCGGCCTGCGGGACCGGGCCCAGGCCGTGGTCCTCGCCTACGAGACGGGGCTGGTCACCCCGGGATCGGCCGACGGCCCTCCGGTGTAG
- a CDS encoding LysR family transcriptional regulator, translating to MIDVHRLRILRAVAEHGSFNRAATALRLTPSAVSQHIAALERGIGHPVARRSPRGVALTEAGRLLVETAETVTAELDLVRSRIDRLTADRARLTVATFTSGGRHLLPRALAAFVAVRPEVELTVVEAEPEVSLAMVRSGAADLALAYHFDGPLPAGGAGPAGPAWLPLMEDPLYAVLPPGHRLAEREVLEPAELAGDRWVLGCLKTEAFLRRYADRAGFEPRVAASTTDYFFAQTLVGAGVGVSLIPRIALAPAAGSAPVALAPPRPARHIGVATPRRTPLDPLAAALRDALREAAAADSGAASGAGTGSGPGSGPESGPGTGAATPTGVEVGR from the coding sequence TTGATCGACGTGCACCGGCTGCGCATCCTGCGCGCCGTGGCCGAGCACGGGAGCTTCAACCGCGCGGCGACGGCCCTGCGGCTGACCCCTTCGGCCGTCTCCCAGCACATCGCCGCCCTGGAGCGCGGCATCGGCCACCCGGTGGCGCGGCGCAGCCCGCGCGGAGTCGCGCTCACCGAGGCCGGACGGCTGCTGGTGGAGACGGCCGAGACGGTCACCGCCGAGCTGGACCTCGTCCGGTCGCGGATCGACCGGCTGACCGCCGACCGGGCCCGCCTGACGGTGGCCACCTTCACCAGCGGCGGCCGGCACCTGCTGCCGCGGGCGCTCGCCGCCTTCGTGGCCGTGCGTCCCGAGGTCGAACTGACGGTGGTGGAGGCCGAACCGGAGGTCTCGCTGGCGATGGTGCGCTCCGGGGCGGCGGACCTCGCACTGGCCTACCACTTCGACGGGCCCCTCCCGGCCGGCGGCGCCGGTCCGGCCGGTCCGGCCTGGCTGCCCCTGATGGAGGACCCGCTGTACGCGGTCCTGCCACCCGGCCACCGGCTGGCGGAGCGGGAGGTGCTGGAGCCCGCGGAACTGGCCGGCGACCGGTGGGTGCTCGGCTGCCTGAAGACGGAGGCCTTCCTTCGCCGGTACGCGGACCGCGCCGGGTTCGAGCCCCGCGTCGCCGCGTCGACCACCGACTACTTCTTCGCCCAGACCCTGGTCGGGGCGGGCGTCGGGGTCTCCCTGATCCCCCGCATCGCGCTGGCCCCGGCCGCCGGATCGGCCCCGGTGGCCCTCGCCCCACCGCGCCCGGCCCGCCACATCGGGGTGGCGACCCCGCGCCGCACCCCCCTCGACCCGCTCGCCGCCGCCCTGCGGGACGCCCTGCGCGAAGCGGCGGCGGCCGACTCGGGGGCGGCCTCCGGCGCGGGCACCGGCTCCGGCCCGGGGTCCGGCCCCGAGTCCGGCCCCGGCACCGGCGCGGCCACACCGACCGGCGTGGAGGTGGGCCGGTGA
- a CDS encoding GntR family transcriptional regulator — MGTARYLEIADELRRAILSGAHPVGGRLPSESDLATRWSVSRGTVRQAVATLAAEGLIGSSQGARRIVLRHERRHSFGELNSFAQWAEGVGHEVRSRFLSRTRRPATAEEAERLALPPGTEIMAVLRLRTLDGEPTMVERTAYADWVAAAVEALPEDCRSVMDSLAADSGIVAHYGEHLIDALPAGSEDARLLEIRRGGPLLRQRHTSATRTGRPIEWSDDRYRAGSVTFSVSNSAVATPLERHPGGGER, encoded by the coding sequence ATGGGAACGGCCCGGTATCTGGAGATCGCCGACGAGCTGCGCCGGGCGATCCTGTCCGGCGCCCACCCGGTGGGGGGCCGGCTGCCCTCGGAGAGCGACCTCGCCACCCGCTGGTCGGTCTCGCGCGGAACCGTCCGCCAGGCCGTGGCCACCCTCGCCGCCGAGGGGCTCATCGGCTCCAGCCAGGGCGCTCGCAGGATCGTCCTGCGTCACGAACGACGGCACAGTTTCGGCGAGTTGAACAGCTTCGCGCAATGGGCCGAGGGGGTCGGCCACGAGGTGCGCAGCCGCTTCCTGTCCCGCACCCGGCGCCCCGCCACCGCCGAGGAGGCGGAGCGGCTCGCCCTGCCTCCGGGTACGGAGATCATGGCCGTACTGCGGCTGCGGACGCTCGACGGCGAGCCGACGATGGTGGAACGGACCGCCTACGCCGACTGGGTCGCGGCGGCCGTGGAGGCGCTGCCGGAGGACTGCCGCTCGGTGATGGACAGCCTCGCCGCGGACTCCGGGATCGTGGCCCACTACGGGGAACACCTCATCGACGCGCTCCCGGCGGGCAGCGAGGACGCCCGGCTGCTGGAGATCCGGCGGGGAGGTCCGCTGCTGCGCCAGCGACACACTTCGGCCACCCGCACGGGTCGCCCGATCGAATGGTCCGACGACCGGTACCGGGCCGGCAGCGTCACCTTCAGTGTGAGCAACTCGGCGGTAGCCACACCGCTGGAGCGGCATCCGGGGGGCGGCGAACGCTGA
- a CDS encoding extracellular solute-binding protein — protein sequence MLSSTARRGAAVLLSAAVLTTLSACGAAPDPQQPGGAASGDAKGKTQPGAATSAADLGGMEALVAAAEKEGQLNVIALPPDWANYGEMVKAFQAKYPKIKVGGENPDATSADEIAAVKSRKGQKRAPDVLDLGIAFARSGAAENLFASYKVTAWDKIPGSQKDADARWYNDYGGYVSIGCDAARIPNCPQTFADLLKPEYKGKVALNGNPTKSGSAFGGVYAAALANKGSFADIQPGIDFFGQLRKSGNFIPVESTPATVEKGETPISIDWDYLNAGYAEQFKGKGVDWKVSVPSDGVYAQYYSQAINKDAPNPAAARLWMEFLYSAEGQNIWLKGHARPVLLPVMAADGTADKDAVTKLPQVQGTPSFPASTELDKAKATLAEKWDKALS from the coding sequence GTGCTCAGTTCCACCGCCCGTCGCGGCGCGGCCGTACTGCTCAGCGCCGCCGTCCTGACCACGCTCAGCGCGTGCGGCGCAGCGCCCGACCCGCAGCAGCCCGGCGGCGCCGCCTCCGGCGACGCCAAGGGCAAGACCCAGCCGGGCGCCGCGACCTCGGCGGCCGACCTCGGCGGCATGGAGGCCCTCGTCGCCGCCGCCGAGAAGGAGGGCCAGCTCAACGTCATCGCCCTGCCGCCGGACTGGGCGAACTACGGCGAGATGGTCAAGGCCTTCCAGGCGAAGTACCCGAAGATCAAGGTAGGCGGCGAGAACCCGGACGCCACCAGCGCCGACGAGATCGCCGCGGTCAAGTCCCGCAAGGGCCAGAAGCGCGCCCCCGACGTCCTCGACCTCGGCATCGCCTTCGCCCGCAGCGGCGCCGCCGAGAACCTGTTCGCGTCCTACAAGGTCACCGCCTGGGACAAGATCCCCGGCTCCCAGAAGGACGCCGACGCCCGCTGGTACAACGACTACGGCGGCTACGTCTCCATCGGCTGCGACGCCGCGCGCATCCCCAACTGCCCGCAGACCTTCGCCGATCTCCTCAAGCCCGAGTACAAGGGCAAGGTCGCCCTCAACGGCAACCCCACCAAGTCCGGCTCCGCCTTCGGCGGCGTCTACGCGGCCGCCCTCGCCAACAAGGGCTCCTTCGCCGACATCCAGCCCGGCATCGACTTCTTCGGACAGCTCCGCAAGAGCGGCAACTTCATCCCCGTCGAGTCCACCCCGGCCACCGTCGAGAAGGGGGAGACCCCCATCTCGATCGACTGGGACTACCTGAACGCCGGCTACGCCGAGCAGTTCAAGGGCAAGGGCGTCGACTGGAAGGTCTCCGTCCCCTCCGACGGCGTCTACGCCCAGTACTACTCGCAGGCCATCAACAAGGACGCCCCCAACCCGGCGGCCGCCCGCCTGTGGATGGAGTTCCTCTACAGCGCCGAGGGCCAGAACATCTGGCTGAAGGGCCACGCCCGCCCCGTGCTGCTCCCCGTGATGGCCGCCGACGGCACCGCCGACAAGGACGCCGTCACCAAGCTCCCGCAGGTCCAGGGCACCCCGTCCTTCCCGGCCTCCACCGAGCTCGACAAGGCCAAGGCCACCCTCGCCGAGAAGTGGGACAAGGCCCTCAGCTGA
- a CDS encoding ABC transporter permease codes for MSAPTPTSPTRGTAGGTTLRRRRRGPRTWLAALPLLAFTGLCFGLPLGAIAFGAVTRTDPGTGATRVTGEHLARSLQGPYLDSLIGSVQLSALTALLGGVLGVLIAQALVTSRSTALRSAALTASGVLANFGGVPLAFAFIATAGISGVVTQLADLTDLGWDLYSFTGLAVVYLYFLTPLMVLVIVPALDGLRPQWREAAQNNGATGRQFWRHVGLPVLAPSLLGGFVLLFGTAFAAHATAAALVGGSVPLVTLKIADALSGNVLTGQENVALALGLDMILIAGLVMAVYLPLQRRSARWLR; via the coding sequence ATGTCCGCACCCACCCCCACCTCCCCCACGCGGGGGACCGCCGGCGGCACCACCCTCCGCCGCCGGCGGCGCGGCCCGCGCACCTGGCTCGCCGCCCTCCCCCTCCTCGCCTTCACCGGGCTCTGCTTCGGCCTGCCGCTCGGCGCCATCGCCTTCGGCGCCGTCACCCGCACCGACCCGGGCACCGGCGCCACCCGCGTCACCGGCGAGCACCTCGCCCGTTCCCTCCAGGGCCCCTACCTCGACTCCCTCATCGGCAGCGTCCAGCTCTCCGCCCTGACCGCACTGCTCGGCGGAGTCCTCGGCGTCCTGATCGCGCAGGCCCTGGTCACCTCCCGCTCCACCGCCCTGCGTTCCGCGGCCCTGACCGCCTCGGGCGTCCTCGCCAACTTCGGCGGGGTGCCGCTCGCCTTCGCGTTCATCGCGACCGCCGGGATCTCCGGAGTCGTCACCCAGCTCGCGGACCTCACCGACCTCGGCTGGGACCTGTACTCCTTCACCGGCCTCGCCGTGGTCTACCTGTACTTCCTCACCCCCCTGATGGTCCTGGTGATCGTGCCCGCCCTGGACGGGCTCCGCCCGCAGTGGCGCGAGGCCGCCCAGAACAACGGGGCCACCGGACGGCAGTTCTGGCGCCACGTCGGCCTGCCCGTGCTGGCACCCTCCCTGCTCGGCGGGTTCGTCCTGCTCTTCGGCACCGCCTTCGCCGCCCACGCCACGGCCGCGGCCCTCGTCGGCGGCTCCGTACCGCTGGTCACGCTGAAGATCGCCGACGCCCTCTCCGGCAACGTGCTCACCGGCCAGGAGAACGTGGCGCTCGCCCTCGGCCTCGACATGATCCTGATCGCCGGCCTGGTCATGGCGGTCTACCTGCCCCTCCAGCGACGGAGCGCCCGATGGCTGCGATGA
- a CDS encoding ABC transporter permease has product MAAMTPTAPRADRAEAAPGAARARARRPRPRIWRGAVLALAGAYFLLPLAASFVFTVHVPGQGLTFEAYTELLGAEGFLRSLLLSLGLAAATITLSLLLAVPALVAVRIGSPRLRPVVEVMCMLPLVVPPIALVTGITTVLRWGPEHLSRTPLYQTFLAVQNPDFPVVLVLAYTVLALPFVYRSLDAGLRAVDVPTLVEAARSCGASWPHVVLRVLLPNLRASLAGAAFLTLALVLGEFTIASLLGFQPFAVWIVSISGAQARMSVAVSILSLLITWLLLLVLSRAGTNPSSVSAAPATSRKES; this is encoded by the coding sequence ATGGCTGCGATGACCCCGACCGCCCCCCGGGCGGACCGTGCCGAAGCGGCCCCCGGGGCCGCCCGCGCGCGGGCCCGCCGCCCGCGTCCGCGCATCTGGCGCGGAGCCGTCCTCGCACTCGCGGGCGCCTACTTCCTGCTCCCGCTCGCCGCCTCCTTCGTGTTCACCGTGCACGTGCCCGGCCAGGGCCTCACCTTCGAGGCCTACACCGAACTCCTGGGCGCCGAGGGCTTCTTGAGGAGCCTGCTCCTCTCGCTCGGCCTGGCCGCCGCTACCATCACGCTGTCCCTGCTGCTGGCGGTGCCGGCACTGGTCGCCGTACGGATCGGCTCGCCGAGGCTGCGGCCCGTGGTGGAGGTGATGTGCATGCTGCCCCTGGTCGTACCGCCCATCGCCCTGGTCACCGGCATCACCACGGTGCTCCGCTGGGGGCCCGAGCACCTCTCGCGGACCCCGCTGTACCAGACCTTCCTCGCCGTCCAGAACCCGGACTTCCCCGTCGTCCTGGTCCTCGCCTACACCGTGCTGGCCCTGCCCTTCGTCTACCGCTCGCTCGACGCGGGACTGCGCGCCGTCGACGTCCCCACCCTGGTCGAGGCCGCCCGCAGCTGCGGAGCGAGCTGGCCGCACGTGGTCCTGCGCGTACTGCTGCCCAACCTGCGCGCCTCACTCGCCGGAGCGGCCTTCCTCACCCTGGCCCTGGTCCTCGGCGAGTTCACCATCGCCTCGCTCCTCGGCTTCCAGCCCTTCGCCGTGTGGATCGTCTCCATCTCCGGCGCCCAGGCCCGCATGTCGGTGGCCGTCTCCATCCTCAGCCTCCTCATCACCTGGCTGCTGCTGCTCGTCCTCTCGCGGGCCGGCACGAACCCCTCCTCGGTCTCCGCCGCCCCCGCCACCTCCCGCAAGGAGTCCTGA
- a CDS encoding ABC transporter ATP-binding protein — protein sequence MSTTLTAPRKPAGPGPAAPAGARVEFRGLRRAFGSTVALDGLDLTVEPGELLALLGPSGCGKTTALRVLAGFETPDDGEVLVDGEDITRVPANRRDAGMVFQSYSLFPHLTARDNVAFGLRLRKVPAARRRERAAELLDLVGLPDHGDRYPHQMSGGQQQRVALARALALRPRVLLLDEPLSALDAKVRANLREEIRRLQLDLGITTVFVTHDQEEALSMADRVAVLNAGRLEQCAAPAELYERPATPFVAEFVGTMNRLPGRLTDTGLVDVAGIRLPVDGPVPATADVEVLVRPENLTVTADPEGGATVASASFFGAVTRLHLDLADGTRVKADLPSRDAGDLAPGARAVVGPAERPVLVVARTA from the coding sequence ATGTCCACGACCCTCACCGCGCCGCGGAAGCCGGCCGGCCCCGGCCCCGCCGCCCCGGCGGGTGCCCGCGTCGAATTCCGCGGCCTGCGCCGGGCGTTCGGCTCCACCGTCGCGCTCGACGGCCTCGACCTCACCGTCGAACCCGGCGAACTCCTCGCCCTGCTCGGCCCCTCGGGCTGCGGCAAGACCACCGCACTGCGCGTCCTCGCGGGCTTCGAGACCCCGGACGACGGCGAAGTCCTCGTCGACGGCGAGGACATCACCCGGGTGCCGGCCAACCGCCGTGACGCCGGCATGGTCTTCCAGTCGTACAGCCTCTTCCCCCATCTCACCGCCCGCGACAACGTGGCCTTCGGCCTGCGCCTGCGCAAGGTGCCCGCAGCGCGGCGCCGCGAGCGCGCCGCCGAACTCCTCGACCTGGTGGGCCTGCCCGACCACGGCGACCGCTATCCGCACCAGATGTCCGGCGGCCAGCAGCAGCGCGTCGCCCTCGCCCGCGCGCTCGCCCTGCGCCCCCGCGTGCTCCTCCTGGACGAGCCGCTCTCCGCCCTGGACGCCAAGGTACGGGCCAACCTGCGCGAGGAGATCCGCCGCCTGCAGCTCGACCTCGGCATCACCACCGTGTTCGTCACCCACGACCAGGAGGAGGCCCTGTCCATGGCCGACCGGGTCGCCGTCCTGAACGCGGGCCGGCTGGAGCAGTGCGCCGCCCCCGCCGAACTGTACGAACGCCCCGCGACCCCCTTCGTCGCCGAGTTCGTCGGCACCATGAACCGGCTCCCCGGACGCCTCACCGACACCGGCCTCGTGGACGTCGCCGGCATCCGGCTGCCCGTCGACGGTCCCGTCCCGGCCACCGCGGACGTGGAGGTGCTGGTCCGCCCCGAGAACCTCACCGTGACCGCAGACCCGGAGGGCGGCGCCACCGTCGCGTCCGCCTCCTTCTTCGGCGCCGTCACCCGCCTCCACCTCGACCTCGCCGACGGCACCCGGGTCAAGGCCGATCTGCCGTCGCGCGACGCCGGGGACCTGGCCCCGGGCGCGCGGGCCGTCGTGGGACCGGCCGAACGGCCCGTGCTCGTCGTGGCGAGGACCGCGTGA
- a CDS encoding HAD family hydrolase encodes MNAPAAVLFDMDGTLVDTEVLWWEATEETAERLGHRLGPADAPEVVGRAVRDTAAHLVRVAGRGEPAEVAAELTGGFFRRVAAGAPLRPGAQRLLTALEAEGIPFALVSASPRVVVDEVVGGALAHVPFAFTLSADDTARTKPHPEPYRAAAARLGLAPASCVAVEDSPDGAASAEAAGCALLVVPSLLDVPRSALRTFAASLEEVTPELLRGMTGAGPADQADRTSSSRMPSA; translated from the coding sequence GTGAACGCGCCCGCCGCCGTGCTCTTCGACATGGACGGCACCCTCGTCGACACCGAGGTGCTCTGGTGGGAGGCCACCGAGGAGACCGCGGAGCGGCTCGGACACCGCCTCGGCCCCGCCGACGCCCCCGAGGTCGTCGGCCGCGCCGTCCGGGACACCGCCGCCCACCTCGTACGGGTGGCGGGGCGCGGGGAGCCGGCGGAGGTCGCCGCCGAACTCACCGGGGGCTTCTTCCGCCGGGTCGCCGCCGGGGCGCCCCTGCGCCCCGGCGCCCAGCGGCTGCTGACGGCGCTGGAGGCCGAGGGCATCCCCTTCGCGCTGGTGAGCGCGTCGCCGCGGGTGGTCGTGGACGAGGTGGTCGGGGGCGCGCTCGCACACGTCCCGTTCGCCTTCACGCTCTCCGCCGACGACACCGCACGGACCAAGCCGCACCCCGAGCCCTACCGCGCCGCCGCCGCCCGCCTGGGCCTCGCGCCCGCGAGCTGCGTGGCCGTGGAGGACTCCCCGGACGGCGCGGCCTCCGCCGAGGCCGCGGGCTGCGCGCTGCTGGTGGTGCCCTCGCTGCTGGACGTACCGCGCTCGGCGCTGCGCACCTTCGCCGCCTCCCTGGAGGAGGTCACCCCGGAGCTCCTGCGCGGTATGACCGGCGCAGGGCCCGCGGATCAGGCCGACAGGACGAGCAGCTCCAGGATGCCCTCGGCGTAG
- a CDS encoding DUF2330 domain-containing protein, producing the protein MKRRIPALLLALLAVLAGSLISPAYACGCGAMVPDEASRIGVDREASVVRWDGRSEEIVMRFTVGGDARRAAWIMPVPGRATVGLGDAGLFPALTELTRPVHRTRTYFWPRDTDWPFADDRDRLVGAAPPGAAPSVGVVGRERLGDFDVARLTATDPDALRTWLETNGFKLPDRLAAELKPYVDQKWEYVAVRLAPRDQGRPLSGELDPLRIRFASTRLVYPMRLSRLARTPQSLGLFVLAAHRMEPASAIGGATPEVTFAGRITPKGPLAALAGDQPVFLTAIDQRFPEPARIDGDHELRATAKDTPYQRAVYRYEVLTVGGVPVWLLSVAGALLTVAAGTALLIRHRHRHAHRAGSA; encoded by the coding sequence ATGAAGCGAAGAATCCCGGCCCTGCTGCTCGCCCTGCTCGCCGTCCTGGCGGGTTCCCTGATCAGCCCCGCCTACGCGTGCGGCTGCGGGGCGATGGTCCCCGACGAGGCGTCCCGGATCGGCGTCGACCGGGAGGCCTCGGTGGTGCGCTGGGACGGCCGCAGCGAAGAGATCGTGATGCGGTTCACCGTCGGAGGTGACGCCCGCCGCGCCGCCTGGATCATGCCCGTCCCCGGCCGGGCGACCGTGGGCCTCGGCGACGCCGGGCTCTTCCCCGCGCTCACCGAACTCACCCGGCCCGTGCACCGCACCCGTACGTACTTCTGGCCGCGCGACACCGACTGGCCCTTCGCCGACGACCGGGACCGCCTCGTCGGCGCCGCACCGCCCGGCGCCGCCCCCTCGGTCGGTGTGGTCGGCCGCGAGCGGCTCGGCGACTTCGACGTCGCCCGGCTCACCGCCACCGACCCGGACGCCCTGCGCACCTGGCTGGAGACCAACGGGTTCAAGCTGCCCGACCGGCTCGCGGCCGAACTGAAGCCGTACGTCGACCAGAAGTGGGAGTACGTGGCCGTCCGCCTCGCCCCCCGCGACCAGGGCCGGCCCCTGAGCGGTGAACTGGACCCGCTGCGGATCCGGTTCGCCAGCACCCGCCTCGTCTACCCGATGCGCCTGTCCCGGCTGGCCCGGACCCCGCAGTCCCTCGGCCTGTTCGTACTGGCCGCCCACCGGATGGAGCCCGCCTCCGCGATCGGCGGCGCCACCCCGGAGGTGACCTTCGCCGGACGGATCACCCCGAAGGGCCCGCTGGCCGCACTCGCCGGCGACCAGCCGGTGTTCCTGACCGCGATCGACCAGCGGTTCCCGGAGCCGGCCCGCATCGACGGGGACCACGAACTGCGCGCCACCGCCAAGGACACCCCCTACCAGCGGGCCGTCTACCGCTACGAGGTCCTCACCGTGGGAGGCGTCCCGGTCTGGCTGCTCAGCGTGGCGGGCGCCCTCCTGACGGTGGCCGCCGGCACGGCGCTCCTGATCCGACACCGCCACCGCCACGCCCACCGGGCCGGCTCCGCCTGA
- a CDS encoding zinc-dependent alcohol dehydrogenase family protein — protein MRAVVFERYGEPAEVREVPDPAPAPGGVVVRVEATGLCRSDWHGWMGHDPDITLPHVPGHELAGVVEAVGTGVSAWRPGDRVTVPFVCACGTCADCAAGEHQVCARQTQPGFTHWGSFAEYVALDHADVNLVAVPGELSYATAAALGCRFATAFRAVVARGRVAAGEWVAVHGCGGVGLSAVMIAAAAGARVVAVDTAPAARELALSFGAAHALDPRAAGPAGAAGAVRELTGGGAHLSLDALGSPATAAASVAGLRRRGRHVQVGLLPAGSGPAALPMDRVIGWELEVLGSHGMAAHAYPPMLELVRSGALRPDLLVTRSLPLSGAPAALAAMGSAPGSGVTVILPPE, from the coding sequence ATGCGCGCGGTGGTGTTCGAACGGTACGGGGAGCCGGCCGAGGTCCGGGAAGTGCCCGATCCGGCGCCGGCGCCGGGCGGGGTCGTGGTGCGCGTCGAGGCGACGGGGCTGTGCCGCAGCGACTGGCACGGCTGGATGGGCCACGACCCCGACATCACCCTCCCGCACGTCCCCGGGCACGAACTGGCCGGGGTCGTCGAGGCGGTGGGCACCGGGGTGTCCGCCTGGCGGCCCGGCGACCGGGTGACCGTCCCCTTCGTCTGCGCCTGCGGCACCTGCGCCGACTGCGCGGCCGGCGAGCACCAGGTGTGCGCCCGCCAGACGCAGCCCGGGTTCACGCACTGGGGTTCCTTCGCGGAGTACGTGGCCCTGGACCACGCCGACGTGAACCTGGTGGCGGTGCCCGGGGAGCTGTCGTACGCCACGGCCGCCGCCCTGGGCTGCCGGTTCGCCACCGCGTTCCGGGCGGTGGTCGCCCGGGGCCGGGTGGCGGCGGGCGAGTGGGTCGCCGTCCACGGCTGCGGCGGCGTCGGTCTGTCCGCCGTGATGATCGCGGCGGCCGCGGGCGCGCGGGTCGTCGCCGTCGACACGGCCCCCGCGGCACGGGAACTGGCCCTCTCCTTCGGCGCGGCCCACGCCCTCGATCCCCGGGCCGCCGGGCCCGCGGGCGCGGCCGGGGCGGTACGGGAGCTCACCGGCGGCGGCGCGCACCTCTCGCTGGACGCCCTGGGCTCCCCCGCGACGGCCGCCGCGTCGGTGGCCGGGCTGCGCCGGCGCGGACGGCACGTCCAGGTCGGGCTGCTCCCCGCGGGGTCCGGGCCGGCGGCGCTGCCGATGGACCGGGTCATCGGCTGGGAGCTGGAGGTGCTGGGCAGCCACGGGATGGCCGCCCACGCCTACCCGCCGATGCTGGAACTGGTCCGCTCGGGCGCGCTGCGCCCGGACCTGCTGGTGACCCGTTCCCTCCCGCTGTCTGGGGCCCCGGCCGCGCTCGCCGCGATGGGCTCGGCGCCCGGGTCCGGGGTCACGGTGATCCTGCCGCCGGAGTGA